The following proteins are co-located in the Mesorhizobium australicum WSM2073 genome:
- a CDS encoding AMP-binding protein — MQILIPTLSGPRRPVRFGHDKIGNVIATTLEKFASNTAVHTSENGEISYQELGMSASSLVRRFEAIGLQPGDAVIVKLPRSVDLVTVILATQMMGVAFVPVDPSESNQRLDPILRNTNANAIVSQDASGSIHVEHLLTRGVSNSAFSDISYIMHTSGTTGTPKGVPVSQTALLNLVDWYIDMLDLSEGIRISQLTRPTFDLSVPEFFVPFATGGTIVLPATELRGQIMQTIEFLIQSKTNVVQIVPTLLRRFLGALERLPYIVEQLTDLRYVICNGESLPDSLRKRFYSIIPRANLINSYGPTECCVAVSYHYCQRCDADLPMYIGKPACNIDFFVLDSAKSGVGFEVEGELWVGGMQTSKGYVGDDAQSQLRFVPFITSNGEQVLYRTGDYVLASEEQGLRFVGRKDDQIKFRGIRLEKGEITSAIDRTGLCADSAVVVVDRDDDMGQELVCIVTPTSVDVDDVRRRLSDALPNDRVPRLVTPLVELPFTANGKLDQRTLERTAKEALRANVSCAAPQTEHATASPLDHLLRAVHAVTRKWVLPSSIARECNIDSLNFLEIQVKLAETGLMFCDDVYREQDLSLEEWARRIQPVDRSGSQAGARGKSGQAAEFRDELARIIGYIESLTPSTIVLHSSLVALRNVTANEIASILLEGIERVSASSTVILPAFTLSYCATRYFHWTKTKSETGVLADLVMRELPAGRTKHPAYSMVVTGPRAHELCQTEWWRCSPFGDDSIFGLISRLGGLVMGLGTSDATHVHRCELLAHVPYMKTIDIEGVLDFGTGPFNGSSSIYVRDVVGRPEYRFLSRNVARDVHELKEVTREFALGGTYARLVSVRDMESIWVPAMRNEPYGFLWEERRSEAQRAYPMEKLPKNYPTLVNSSDSEASK; from the coding sequence ATGCAGATTCTGATACCGACCCTCTCGGGTCCGCGCCGGCCGGTACGTTTTGGCCACGACAAAATCGGAAATGTTATCGCCACGACTTTGGAAAAATTTGCGTCGAACACCGCTGTTCATACGAGCGAGAATGGCGAGATAAGTTACCAGGAGTTGGGGATGTCCGCGTCGAGTCTTGTGCGGCGTTTCGAGGCCATCGGCCTCCAGCCTGGCGATGCGGTGATTGTCAAGCTCCCCCGATCAGTTGATTTGGTCACGGTCATTCTTGCTACCCAAATGATGGGCGTTGCGTTCGTGCCTGTTGATCCATCTGAATCCAACCAGCGGTTGGACCCCATACTCCGCAACACAAACGCCAATGCAATCGTTAGTCAGGATGCAAGCGGTTCCATCCACGTTGAGCACCTTCTGACACGCGGTGTCAGCAACTCGGCGTTCTCGGACATCTCATACATCATGCATACCTCCGGGACCACGGGAACCCCGAAAGGGGTACCAGTTTCCCAGACGGCTCTTCTGAATCTGGTCGACTGGTATATCGATATGCTCGATTTGTCGGAGGGCATCCGCATATCGCAGCTTACGCGGCCAACGTTCGATCTCTCGGTCCCCGAGTTCTTTGTCCCATTTGCGACCGGAGGGACAATTGTCTTGCCCGCTACAGAACTCCGTGGACAGATTATGCAGACAATCGAATTCCTAATCCAAAGCAAAACGAATGTTGTTCAGATCGTTCCAACACTGCTGCGTCGCTTCTTGGGAGCACTTGAGCGTCTTCCCTACATAGTAGAACAGTTAACGGATCTCAGATATGTGATCTGCAACGGTGAATCCTTGCCAGATTCACTTAGGAAGAGATTCTACTCTATCATTCCACGGGCGAATCTAATAAACAGCTACGGCCCCACTGAGTGTTGCGTTGCCGTTAGCTATCACTATTGCCAACGTTGTGATGCTGATCTGCCAATGTACATCGGCAAACCCGCATGCAACATTGACTTCTTTGTTCTTGACAGCGCCAAATCCGGCGTTGGGTTTGAAGTCGAGGGCGAGCTCTGGGTGGGAGGCATGCAGACGTCCAAAGGCTACGTGGGTGACGATGCCCAATCGCAGCTGCGCTTCGTGCCATTCATTACGTCCAACGGTGAACAAGTGCTGTATCGTACTGGAGACTATGTCTTGGCGTCGGAAGAGCAGGGATTGCGGTTTGTCGGAAGGAAGGATGATCAGATTAAGTTTCGAGGGATCCGACTGGAGAAAGGGGAAATTACGAGCGCGATCGATCGGACGGGCCTATGCGCAGATTCCGCGGTTGTCGTAGTGGATAGAGATGACGACATGGGGCAGGAGTTGGTCTGCATCGTCACGCCCACGAGCGTCGACGTGGATGATGTTCGCCGGCGGCTCTCGGATGCACTGCCGAATGATCGTGTTCCGAGGCTCGTTACGCCTCTTGTCGAGCTTCCTTTTACCGCCAATGGAAAACTGGACCAGCGCACCCTTGAGAGAACTGCCAAGGAGGCGCTCAGGGCGAACGTGAGTTGTGCTGCACCCCAAACAGAACATGCAACGGCGTCACCGTTGGACCACTTGCTGAGAGCGGTACACGCCGTCACGCGAAAATGGGTATTACCCAGCTCGATAGCTCGGGAGTGCAACATTGATTCGCTGAACTTCCTCGAGATACAGGTCAAGTTGGCCGAAACCGGCCTTATGTTCTGCGACGACGTCTATCGAGAGCAAGACTTGTCGCTTGAGGAGTGGGCAAGGCGAATCCAACCAGTCGATCGCAGCGGATCTCAAGCGGGCGCCAGAGGCAAGAGCGGACAGGCTGCCGAATTTAGGGACGAGCTCGCGCGGATTATCGGATACATTGAGTCACTGACACCCAGCACGATTGTGCTGCATTCGTCGCTTGTGGCATTGAGGAATGTAACTGCGAATGAGATAGCATCCATTCTTCTTGAAGGGATAGAGCGCGTCTCCGCGTCGTCCACGGTTATTCTTCCAGCGTTCACATTAAGCTACTGCGCTACGCGGTATTTTCATTGGACGAAGACAAAGTCTGAAACAGGAGTGTTGGCCGACCTTGTGATGCGAGAGCTTCCCGCTGGGCGCACCAAACATCCCGCTTATTCAATGGTCGTGACCGGCCCGAGAGCGCACGAATTGTGCCAGACGGAATGGTGGAGATGCAGTCCGTTCGGTGATGACTCGATATTTGGGTTGATCAGCCGGCTCGGAGGCCTTGTCATGGGCCTCGGTACGTCAGATGCCACGCATGTGCACCGCTGCGAACTGTTGGCTCACGTGCCTTATATGAAAACGATCGATATCGAGGGTGTCTTAGACTTCGGGACGGGGCCGTTTAACGGCTCATCATCAATCTATGTCCGCGATGTCGTGGGAAGGCCGGAATACAGATTTCTTTCGCGCAATGTCGCCCGTGACGTTCATGAATTGAAGGAGGTCACACGTGAGTTCGCGCTGGGTGGAACCTACGCGAGGCTCGTCAGCGTGAGAGACATGGAGTCCATTTGGGTTCCCGCCATGCGCAATGAGCCATATGGCTTCCTCTGGGAAGAGCGCAGGAGCGAAGCGCAACGCGCATATCCCATGGAGAAGTTGCCGAAGAACTATCCAACCCTTGTAAACTCATCTGATTCGGAAGCTTCAAAATGA
- the ectB gene encoding diaminobutyrate--2-oxoglutarate transaminase yields the protein MNINAFTAHESNVRRYCRAFPAVFTKALGATIWDETGKPHIDFLVGSGALNYGHNNPNIMGPAIEYLVGENIVLSLDMHTVAKRDFIEAFVDSILKPRGLCYKIQFPGPTGTNANEAALALARKYTGRSSVMAFTNAFHGMSLGSLAVSGSASTRELGGVARHDVIRIPYDGYPSQAFDSANYIDCVLSDPGSGIEKPAAIILETIQAEGGMNAASAAWLIEIQRICRKHGIVFIVDDIQAGAGRTGDFFSFEFAKIEPDIVCLSKSLSGSGSPFSIVLIRPDIDIWKPGEHSGTFRGNNFAFVTAGAMSKMWSDSRFTAGVEQTAAKLQGHLDGLVAKFPRYIEQKRGRGLMAGLKCRSPAVVGRVHDVAFENGLLIESSGPVRDVIKILPPITITNVELDNGIAILDHALKEQDNA from the coding sequence ATGAACATCAACGCTTTCACGGCTCATGAATCCAATGTTCGCCGATATTGTCGGGCCTTTCCCGCAGTCTTTACGAAGGCCCTGGGGGCGACGATCTGGGACGAGACCGGCAAGCCTCACATCGATTTCCTTGTGGGTTCCGGCGCACTCAACTACGGACACAACAACCCGAATATTATGGGACCAGCAATTGAATATCTTGTCGGTGAGAACATTGTCCTGTCGCTTGATATGCATACGGTGGCAAAGCGTGACTTCATTGAAGCCTTTGTCGATTCGATCCTGAAGCCAAGGGGCCTTTGCTACAAGATACAGTTTCCGGGGCCAACCGGCACGAACGCCAACGAAGCGGCGCTGGCCCTTGCGCGAAAGTATACCGGCCGCTCGAGCGTCATGGCATTCACCAATGCTTTCCACGGTATGTCCCTCGGCTCGCTGGCGGTGTCCGGGTCGGCGTCTACCAGAGAACTGGGAGGCGTTGCGCGCCACGATGTGATTCGTATCCCTTATGACGGCTATCCGAGCCAAGCGTTCGATTCCGCCAATTACATTGATTGCGTTTTGAGCGACCCAGGGAGCGGCATAGAAAAGCCGGCCGCAATCATTCTGGAGACCATCCAGGCAGAAGGGGGCATGAACGCCGCATCCGCGGCTTGGCTCATAGAAATTCAGCGCATTTGCCGCAAGCACGGCATTGTTTTTATCGTCGACGATATCCAGGCGGGTGCGGGCCGAACAGGCGATTTCTTTTCCTTCGAGTTCGCGAAAATTGAACCCGATATCGTGTGCCTTTCCAAGTCACTGAGCGGTTCAGGTAGTCCGTTCTCAATTGTCCTTATTCGCCCCGATATAGACATATGGAAGCCCGGAGAACATAGCGGGACCTTCAGAGGCAATAATTTCGCCTTCGTGACGGCAGGGGCCATGTCCAAAATGTGGTCGGACAGCCGGTTTACTGCAGGCGTGGAGCAGACAGCGGCCAAACTGCAGGGGCACCTTGACGGCCTCGTCGCGAAATTTCCCAGATACATTGAACAAAAACGCGGCCGCGGCCTGATGGCTGGCCTCAAGTGCCGTTCACCGGCCGTTGTTGGCCGCGTGCACGATGTCGCGTTCGAAAACGGTCTGCTTATCGAATCTTCAGGGCCAGTTCGCGACGTTATCAAAATTCTCCCGCCGATAACCATCACCAATGTCGAACTCGATAACGGCATTGCCATTCTTGATCACGCACTAAAGGAGCAAGACAATGCGTAG
- a CDS encoding 2-oxoglutarate and iron-dependent oxygenase domain-containing protein, with protein sequence MITLPQISLTKLTADATRHEERERLRLACEEYGFFYLEHGIPKEQITEAIQASRRFFALPQSTKERFGHAAQDVYPTTARGYSPLHGEVLHPEAGPDPKEMFDLGIENEGDRRLFAGRTHLPDDALAPGFARSLLALQATVVNEVVPKLGSALADLLEMEEGWFRRHFSPPTVLQRVIRYPSTGGTAGKHTDNGFFTLLLQEELPTRSLQVWFGGRWVPAPSLPDSLVVNLGDMLQALSEDRFKSTPHQVVHTGPAERISLPFFIYPDIDARLTSRQGKQTFSVAEVMLRNFDSIWETRNGAGRARELQ encoded by the coding sequence ATGATCACGCTACCGCAAATCTCACTGACAAAATTGACAGCCGATGCAACGCGACACGAAGAGCGCGAGCGCCTGCGCCTGGCATGCGAGGAGTACGGGTTCTTCTACCTTGAGCACGGCATCCCGAAAGAACAGATTACAGAAGCCATCCAGGCTTCCCGGCGGTTCTTCGCGTTGCCACAATCGACAAAGGAACGTTTCGGCCACGCCGCCCAAGACGTGTACCCCACTACCGCCCGTGGATACAGTCCCTTGCACGGCGAGGTGCTACATCCCGAGGCTGGTCCCGATCCGAAGGAAATGTTCGACCTCGGGATAGAGAACGAAGGTGACCGGCGCCTGTTTGCCGGACGCACACACCTTCCGGATGACGCGTTGGCTCCTGGTTTTGCCCGAAGCCTGCTTGCTTTGCAGGCTACCGTGGTCAATGAGGTTGTGCCGAAGCTCGGAAGCGCGCTGGCCGACCTGCTCGAAATGGAAGAGGGCTGGTTCCGACGCCATTTCAGCCCGCCGACCGTCCTGCAGCGCGTGATCCGGTATCCGTCTACTGGTGGCACAGCCGGAAAGCATACCGACAATGGGTTCTTCACGCTGCTGCTGCAGGAAGAACTCCCGACGCGCTCCTTGCAGGTCTGGTTCGGGGGGCGCTGGGTGCCGGCACCGAGCTTGCCCGACAGTCTCGTTGTCAATCTGGGCGACATGCTTCAGGCCTTGAGCGAAGACCGCTTTAAGAGCACGCCCCATCAGGTCGTGCACACCGGTCCGGCCGAACGAATTTCCCTTCCCTTCTTTATCTATCCGGACATCGACGCTCGCCTAACTTCCCGGCAAGGGAAGCAAACCTTTAGCGTTGCGGAAGTGATGTTACGCAACTTTGACTCGATCTGGGAAACTCGGAACGGCGCTGGGCGGGCGCGAGAGTTGCAGTAG